A portion of the Stella humosa genome contains these proteins:
- a CDS encoding aminotransferase class V-fold PLP-dependent enzyme yields the protein MSFDPARFRALFPIFAAAPADGPALHYLDSGASAQVPQLVIDAVARHDSTARANVKRGVHRLAEAATEAYETARLSAARYLNAPSPREVIFTGGTTGAINLVARAHGDLLGEGDEVLVSMLEHHSNIVPWQLLQTRRGIRLSVIPATADGRLDLDRLDELVTPRTRLIAVTHCSNVTGAVTDLARIVAAARAVGAKVLVDGAQRAPHGPIDVQALGVDFYAFSGHKAFGPNGIGVLWGRGELLEAMPPFMGGGEMISHVSFAGSSWAPIPNKFEAGTPPIAQAVGLGAALDWLSEQDWPAILANEMRLTGRILDGLATIPGCRILGPGGLQQRLGVISFALDGLHPHDVCQFVDATHGVALRGGHHCAQPLMESCGLVGTVRASLAPYNDDGDVDALLDGLAHAVRQLR from the coding sequence ATGAGCTTCGATCCCGCCCGCTTCCGCGCGCTCTTCCCGATCTTCGCCGCCGCCCCGGCCGACGGGCCGGCCCTGCACTATCTGGATAGCGGCGCCTCGGCCCAGGTGCCGCAGCTCGTCATCGATGCCGTGGCCCGGCATGATTCGACCGCGCGCGCCAATGTGAAGCGCGGCGTCCACCGCCTGGCCGAGGCCGCGACCGAGGCCTATGAGACCGCGCGCCTGTCGGCCGCCCGCTACCTCAACGCCCCCTCCCCGCGCGAGGTGATCTTCACCGGCGGCACGACCGGCGCCATCAACCTGGTCGCGCGCGCGCATGGCGACCTGCTGGGCGAGGGCGACGAGGTGCTGGTCTCGATGCTGGAGCATCACAGCAACATCGTGCCCTGGCAGCTCCTCCAGACGCGGCGCGGCATCCGCCTTTCGGTCATCCCGGCCACGGCGGACGGCCGCCTCGACCTCGACCGGCTGGACGAGCTGGTGACGCCGCGCACCCGCCTGATCGCCGTCACCCACTGCTCCAATGTCACGGGTGCAGTCACCGACCTTGCCCGGATCGTGGCGGCCGCGCGCGCGGTCGGCGCCAAAGTCCTGGTCGACGGCGCCCAGCGCGCGCCGCACGGCCCGATCGACGTGCAGGCGCTGGGCGTCGATTTCTACGCCTTCTCAGGCCACAAGGCCTTCGGACCCAACGGCATCGGGGTGCTCTGGGGCCGGGGCGAACTGCTGGAAGCGATGCCACCCTTCATGGGCGGCGGCGAGATGATCAGCCATGTCAGCTTCGCCGGGTCGAGCTGGGCGCCGATCCCCAACAAGTTCGAGGCCGGCACGCCACCGATCGCCCAGGCTGTCGGCCTCGGCGCCGCGCTCGACTGGCTGTCGGAACAGGACTGGCCCGCCATCCTTGCCAACGAGATGCGGTTGACCGGCCGCATCCTGGACGGGCTGGCCACCATCCCAGGCTGCCGCATCCTGGGCCCGGGCGGCCTGCAGCAACGCCTGGGCGTCATCTCCTTCGCGCTCGACGGCCTGCACCCGCACGACGTCTGCCAGTTCGTCGACGCCACCCATGGGGTGGCGCTGCGCGGCGGCCACCACTGCGCCCAACCCCTGATGGAAAGCTGCGGCCTGGTCGGCACCGTGCGCGCGAGCCTCGCCCCCTACAACGACGATGGCGACGTGGACGCCCTGCTCGACGGGCTGGCCCACGCGGTGCGGCAGCTTCGCTGA
- a CDS encoding trypsin-like serine protease, with protein sequence MAIIGFDDRLRVGLFVDTAYYPFSTVVSITATFPNGKSYIGSGAMIGANDVLTAGHVLFSPADGGYATSVTVIPGRYGWYEPYGRVTGRSIQVDPTFVGERAFTSLAENHDYGIITLSSNLGNYTGWLETGYITNPSQLVGRLVESMGYPGDAGWNGQYMAYTAGTVDRATFTQMEFVDDLDTFPGQSGSPVVISEGDDTYIIGVVSNQSFYPRTVNGVLAISGEFYNYISFWTKYNEETTGPDSIYGGPWNETWHGYQGNDIIFGGDGADRIFGDEGSDDINGATGNDYVYGGVGSDFVRGGQGVDWVYGDDGDDWHVNGNIGIDRVYGGTGNDQLFGGPDADTLWGGVGDDQLSGDLGNDVLYGEAGRDIFLFARGSGVDTVMDFGPTTGDVIRIAYNVNSGGITSSQTALSRVIASGSGSRLELGAGNAIVISGVAPNKLSIDDFWIG encoded by the coding sequence ATGGCCATCATCGGCTTCGACGATCGGCTGCGGGTCGGCCTGTTCGTCGACACCGCATACTATCCGTTCAGCACGGTCGTTAGTATCACAGCGACCTTTCCGAACGGGAAGAGCTACATCGGGTCTGGCGCCATGATCGGTGCGAACGATGTGCTGACGGCCGGCCATGTGCTGTTCTCGCCGGCAGATGGCGGATATGCAACTTCGGTTACCGTCATTCCGGGGCGGTACGGCTGGTACGAGCCCTACGGCCGCGTGACCGGCCGGAGTATCCAGGTTGACCCAACCTTTGTGGGAGAGCGGGCATTCACCTCTCTTGCAGAGAATCACGACTACGGAATCATCACGCTCAGCAGTAACCTGGGAAACTACACTGGTTGGCTAGAGACCGGTTACATCACCAATCCGTCCCAACTGGTGGGCCGGTTGGTGGAATCGATGGGCTATCCTGGCGATGCCGGCTGGAACGGGCAGTACATGGCCTATACGGCCGGGACGGTCGACAGGGCGACATTCACCCAGATGGAATTCGTGGACGACCTCGACACCTTTCCGGGCCAGAGCGGCTCGCCGGTCGTGATTTCCGAGGGCGACGACACGTACATCATCGGCGTCGTGTCGAACCAGAGTTTCTACCCGCGGACGGTGAATGGTGTGCTCGCCATCAGCGGAGAATTCTATAACTATATTTCCTTCTGGACGAAGTACAATGAGGAGACCACTGGGCCAGACTCGATCTATGGCGGTCCTTGGAACGAGACGTGGCATGGATATCAAGGAAACGACATAATATTTGGCGGAGATGGCGCGGATAGAATATTCGGTGACGAGGGAAGCGACGATATCAACGGCGCGACCGGAAATGACTATGTCTATGGCGGTGTCGGGTCTGACTTCGTTCGAGGGGGGCAGGGTGTAGACTGGGTATATGGCGACGACGGTGATGACTGGCATGTCAACGGGAATATCGGCATCGATCGCGTCTACGGGGGAACTGGGAACGACCAACTCTTCGGTGGACCCGACGCCGACACGCTGTGGGGTGGCGTAGGGGATGATCAGCTCTCCGGCGATCTCGGCAACGACGTCCTCTACGGCGAAGCCGGCCGGGACATCTTCCTTTTCGCGAGGGGCAGCGGGGTTGATACGGTCATGGACTTCGGCCCCACAACGGGCGACGTGATTCGCATTGCCTACAATGTCAACAGCGGCGGCATCACCAGCAGTCAGACCGCATTGTCACGGGTGATCGCCTCCGGATCAGGGTCCCGGCTGGAACTCGGCGCAGGAAACGCAATCGTCATAAGTGGCGTGGCGCCCAACAAGCTGTCGATCGACGACTTCTGGATCGGTTGA
- a CDS encoding lytic transglycosylase domain-containing protein has product MKLRTRLPAAALAAILLLSSPAGAQGLPVPVAMSWQEAGAAIRAGNWADARRIADAAGQPVARKLVRWLEWNRDEARIDPVEVAAFVEANPSWPGLQRLSRLVEERLDPAPPDATLIAWFDRRRPETTAGRIAYGAALLRSNRLDDANAILRQAWVEGSLRADEEKDFLARFSAAIRPADHADRLDRLIWTNETLGAQRMLALVDPARQRVAEMRLKLRAGRGTDGLARLSDAERAEPELLYELVRHYRRVEDDASAQAILVTRPAEAARAATWWVERNVLSRRALRLGRPADAYALAATHGYTEGAPLAEAEFLAGWIALRFLSDPAKAAAHFARLDAAVNMPISSARAAYWRGRATEAAGDGATAAAFYQEAARYLTTYYGQLAAERIGLTTAPDWVTVATAEPTAAEIAAFNAREPAVAAELLLAIGDARTARTFVSRLVLDAKTPAEHALAASLAQRSGYANLVVLAGKRAGYDGIHLPAAAFPVQSTPVDAETEAALVNAVIRQESMFDPYAVSSAGARGLMQLMPGTARQLAKQMVENHSDQRLTADPAYNVALGSRYLADQIRDFNGSYILAVAGYNAGPARSRQWVQTYGDPRNGGVDPIDWVESIPFNETRNYVQRVMENLQVYRWRLAGPGTPVALSADLRR; this is encoded by the coding sequence ATGAAGCTCCGTACCCGCCTGCCCGCCGCGGCCCTTGCCGCCATACTCCTGCTGTCCTCCCCGGCCGGCGCCCAGGGACTGCCCGTCCCGGTCGCCATGTCGTGGCAGGAAGCCGGTGCCGCCATCCGCGCCGGCAACTGGGCCGATGCAAGGCGCATCGCCGATGCCGCCGGGCAGCCGGTCGCCCGCAAGCTGGTGCGCTGGCTGGAATGGAACCGCGACGAGGCGCGCATCGACCCTGTCGAGGTCGCGGCCTTCGTCGAGGCCAACCCGTCCTGGCCCGGCCTGCAGCGGCTATCGCGGCTGGTGGAAGAGCGGCTTGATCCCGCGCCGCCGGACGCCACCCTGATCGCCTGGTTCGATCGTCGCCGGCCGGAGACCACCGCCGGGCGCATCGCGTATGGCGCGGCCCTGCTGCGGTCGAACCGCCTCGACGACGCCAATGCCATCCTGCGCCAGGCCTGGGTCGAGGGCAGCCTCCGGGCCGACGAGGAGAAGGATTTCCTGGCCCGATTCTCGGCCGCGATCCGCCCGGCCGACCATGCCGACCGCCTGGACCGGCTGATCTGGACGAACGAGACGCTGGGCGCCCAGCGCATGCTGGCCCTGGTCGATCCCGCGCGCCAGCGCGTGGCCGAGATGCGGCTGAAGCTGCGGGCCGGGCGTGGCACCGACGGGCTGGCCCGGCTGAGCGATGCCGAGCGGGCCGAGCCGGAGCTGCTTTACGAACTGGTCCGCCACTATCGCCGGGTCGAGGACGACGCCAGCGCCCAGGCGATCCTGGTCACCCGCCCGGCCGAGGCCGCGCGCGCTGCCACCTGGTGGGTGGAGCGCAACGTGCTGTCGCGCCGTGCCCTGCGCCTTGGCCGGCCGGCCGACGCCTATGCCCTGGCCGCCACGCACGGCTATACCGAAGGCGCGCCCCTGGCCGAGGCCGAGTTCCTGGCGGGCTGGATCGCGCTCCGCTTCCTGTCCGACCCCGCCAAGGCGGCCGCCCACTTCGCCCGCCTGGATGCGGCGGTCAACATGCCGATCAGCTCCGCCCGGGCGGCCTACTGGCGCGGCCGCGCGACCGAGGCGGCGGGCGACGGGGCCACGGCCGCCGCCTTCTACCAGGAGGCCGCGCGCTACCTGACGACCTATTACGGCCAGCTCGCGGCCGAGCGGATCGGCCTGACCACCGCGCCCGACTGGGTGACGGTGGCAACCGCCGAGCCGACCGCGGCCGAGATCGCCGCCTTCAACGCGCGCGAGCCGGCGGTGGCCGCCGAGCTGCTGCTGGCGATCGGCGACGCGCGCACCGCGCGCACCTTCGTCAGCCGACTGGTGCTCGACGCCAAGACCCCGGCCGAGCACGCGCTGGCGGCATCACTCGCCCAGCGCAGCGGGTACGCGAACCTGGTCGTGCTGGCCGGCAAGCGCGCGGGCTATGACGGCATCCACCTGCCGGCCGCGGCTTTCCCGGTGCAGTCGACCCCGGTCGACGCCGAGACCGAGGCCGCCCTCGTCAATGCCGTGATCCGCCAGGAGAGCATGTTCGACCCCTACGCCGTCAGCTCGGCCGGCGCGCGCGGGCTGATGCAGTTGATGCCGGGGACGGCCAGGCAACTAGCCAAGCAGATGGTCGAGAATCATTCGGACCAGCGGCTGACCGCCGACCCCGCCTACAACGTGGCGCTCGGCAGCCGCTACCTGGCCGACCAGATCCGCGACTTCAACGGCTCCTATATCCTGGCGGTGGCGGGCTACAATGCCGGGCCGGCACGCTCGCGCCAGTGGGTGCAGACCTATGGCGACCCGCGCAACGGCGGGGTCGACCCGATCGACTGGGTCGAGAGCATCCCCTTCAACGAAACCCGGAACTATGTGCAGCGGGTGATGGAGAACCTTCAGGTCTATCGCTGGCGGCTGGCCGGCCCCGGCACGCCCGTGGCGCTTTCCGCGGACCTGCGGCGATGA